The following coding sequences lie in one Metopolophium dirhodum isolate CAU chromosome 5, ASM1992520v1, whole genome shotgun sequence genomic window:
- the LOC132944738 gene encoding UDP-glucosyltransferase 2-like: MDLKLQHNIMRKSIMPILVWALVGSSIQPALNARILAVETVGGKSHWNFMSGILRALVNSGHHNVTVFTPFTDGNRENYTEVDTTLEGAIQFMDMDLKQMMSRRLTIIGDFVMLSRIQCDQVYENSKMKEVLGRARTEFDIVIIEYFASDCVSYIATKLNLSLIYVTPLPANAFMDRTITGHVSNPSTVTELFSMHAVSKTFIQRLTNISLLVYLKIVKQYTELILKYTDPKQYDLIESITPSLIFANRHFITDVASPIPTHVVDIGGIHLKAAQKLPEDILEFIEQSPHGVIYFTFGSTIKMSSMPEQIKKALLGTFAQIPQRVLWKYENELEDIPKNMMIRKWLPQRDILLHPNVKLFISHGGVSGIYETVDAGVPVLGFPLFGDQQRNIDNLVNAGMAISIDLLSITKDSFLRNVLELLNNKKYKENAEIISKIFKDRPMSQAESVVYWTEYVLRHKGAPHLKSQAFKLSWYQYYLLDVLVVVLVFISVVIFITSKIVTSIFIGIV; encoded by the exons ATGGATTTAaaactacaacataatataatgcgcAAATCTATCATGCCAATTTTGGTTTGGGCTCTTGTCGGTTCGTCCATACAACCTGCGTTGAATGCCAGAATTTTAGCCGTGGAGACAGTCGGAGGTAAAAGCCACTGGAACTTTATGAGTGGTATACTGAGGGCGTTGGTGAACAGCGGACACCACAACGTCACTGTGTTCACACCGTTTACCGACGGTAACCGCGAAAACTATACCGAAGTGGATACAACTTTAGAGGGGGCTATACAATTTATGGACATGGATCTAAAACAGATGATGAGTAGAAGACTTACAATAATAGGTGATTTTGTAATGCTGAGTAGAATTCAGTGTGATCAAGTGTATGAGAATAGCAAAATGAAAGAAGTGTTGGGGAGGGCGCGCACAGAATTCGACATTGTCATTATTGAATACTTTGCGTCAGATTGTGTGTCGTACATTGCAACTAAGCTCAACTTGTCTTTGATTTATGTCACACCATTGCCAGCCAATGCCTTTATGGATCGCACAATCACCGGTCACGTCTCAAATCCGTCAACGGTCACGGAACTGTTTTCTATGCATGCGGTTTCTAAAACTTTCATTCAGAGATTAACCAATATATCTTTACTagtttacttaaaaattgtaaaacaatacaCAGAACTGATTCTGAAATACACTGATCCGAAACAATATGATTTGATCGAATCCATCACACCGTCTTTGATATTCGCAAATAGGCATTTCATTACCGATGTGGCAAGTCCTATACCGACACACGTTGTAGACATCGGTGGAATTCATTTGAAGGCAGCTCAGAAGTTACCAGaa gatATTTTAGAATTCATTGAACAGTCACCACATGGAGTTATTTATTTCACTTTTGGTTCGACCATAAAAATGTCTTCGATGccagaacaaataaaaaaagcgTTACTGGGAACATTCGCACAAATTCCTCAAAGAGTGTTATGGAAATATGAAAACGAACTGGAAGACATTCCGAAAAATATGATGATTAGAAAGTGGTTACCACAGCGtgatatacttt tgcacCCAAATGTGAAACTATTCATCAGTCACGGAGGTGTATCTGGGATATACGAAACCGTGGACGCTGGAGTCCCAGTTCTTGGATTTCCCTTGTTTGGTGATCAGCAGAGAAATATAGACAATTTAGTCAACGCAGGAATGGCTATTTCAATAGACCTCTTGTCTATAACAAAGGATAGTTTCTTAAGAAATGTTTTAGAACTTCTcaacaataaaaa GTACAAGGAAAACGCTGaaatcatttcaaaaatattcaaagatcGACCAATGTCGCAAGCTGAATCCGTTGTTTACTGGACAGAGTATGTTCTTCGGCACAAAGGGGCACCACATTTGAAATCTCAAGCATTTAAGCTAAGTTGGTATCAA